In Chryseobacterium oranimense, a single window of DNA contains:
- the glyA gene encoding serine hydroxymethyltransferase produces the protein MDIIFDLIEKERQRQSHGLELIASENFVSENVMKAMGSVLTNKYAEGYPGKRYYGGCEVVDEVETLAINRAKELFGVDYVNVQPHSGSQANAAIYLAVLKAGDKIMGMDLSMGGHLTHGSSVNFSGIQYQVVSYGVQKETGLIDYDQMREVALRERPKMLIAGFSAYSRDLDYAKFREVADEIGATLWADIAHPAGLVAKGLLNSPFEHCHVVTTTTHKTLRGPRGGMIMMGKDFENTYGHKTPKGETKMMSQVLDGAVFPGIQGGPLEHVIAGKAVAFAEALDVQFETYAKQVKANAQALSKAMINRGFDIVSGGTDNHLMLVDLRNKNVNGKETEKALVLADITCNKNMVPFDDKSPFTTSGIRLGTAAITTRGLKENDMDTIAGLISEVVDNIKNEEVIGSVRKKVNELMEGKALFNY, from the coding sequence ATGGACATTATTTTCGACCTGATTGAAAAAGAAAGACAAAGACAATCCCATGGATTAGAGCTTATTGCATCAGAAAACTTTGTTTCTGAGAACGTGATGAAAGCAATGGGAAGTGTACTGACCAACAAATATGCTGAAGGATATCCCGGAAAAAGATATTACGGAGGATGTGAAGTAGTAGATGAGGTTGAAACATTAGCCATTAACAGAGCCAAAGAGCTTTTCGGTGTAGATTATGTGAATGTACAGCCGCATTCAGGTTCACAGGCTAATGCTGCCATTTATCTTGCAGTTTTGAAAGCAGGGGACAAAATTATGGGAATGGACCTTTCAATGGGAGGGCACCTTACCCATGGTTCATCTGTGAATTTCTCCGGAATTCAGTATCAGGTGGTTTCTTACGGTGTTCAGAAAGAAACAGGACTTATCGATTACGATCAGATGAGAGAAGTGGCTTTAAGAGAAAGACCAAAAATGCTTATTGCAGGTTTCTCCGCTTATTCAAGAGATCTTGATTATGCTAAATTCAGAGAGGTTGCAGATGAAATCGGAGCCACACTTTGGGCAGATATTGCTCACCCGGCCGGTTTAGTGGCAAAAGGATTACTAAATTCTCCATTCGAACACTGCCACGTAGTGACCACTACCACTCACAAAACTTTAAGAGGCCCAAGAGGAGGAATGATCATGATGGGTAAAGACTTCGAAAACACATACGGTCACAAAACACCAAAAGGAGAAACAAAAATGATGAGCCAGGTATTGGATGGTGCTGTTTTCCCAGGTATTCAGGGAGGACCGCTTGAGCATGTTATTGCCGGTAAAGCTGTCGCTTTTGCTGAAGCATTAGACGTTCAGTTTGAAACCTATGCAAAACAGGTTAAAGCCAATGCACAGGCATTATCAAAAGCGATGATCAACAGAGGATTCGACATTGTAAGCGGAGGTACAGACAATCATTTAATGCTGGTTGACCTTAGAAATAAGAACGTCAACGGAAAAGAAACGGAAAAAGCTCTGGTACTTGCAGATATCACATGTAATAAAAATATGGTTCCTTTTGATGACAAATCACCGTTCACAACTTCCGGTATCAGATTGGGAACTGCAGCGATCACGACAAGAGGTCTTAAAGAAAACGATATGGACACCATTGCAGGATTAATCTCTGAAGTGGTGGATAATATCAAGAATGAAGAAGTTATCGGTTCTGTAAGAAAGAAAGTAAATGAGCTGATGGAAGGTAAAGCCCTGTTCAATTATTAA
- a CDS encoding polysaccharide biosynthesis/export family protein yields the protein MKGKILAIFLTLILVSCKVNQNKPNDLNYMQNIEKVAIESSEKNSKPTIQTGDQLIILITAKDMDVVKPFNQNYSSSELIQTNALAGGNTPNQGMTNTSGPTYIVDAEGNIDFPILGKINTTDKSLVEFKEELRNRMTKYVINPAISVRLTNFKVTVLGEVNRQGDYTIANGQATILNALALAGDLTSYGKREDVLVIRTENGAITHGRVNLRDANLINSPYYNLRQGDAIVISSNNTKDVIAKQNPNTGLILTGISIAVTAVAVVVSLFNKK from the coding sequence ATGAAGGGAAAAATATTAGCAATATTTCTGACACTGATACTGGTTTCCTGCAAGGTGAACCAAAATAAGCCAAATGATTTGAACTATATGCAGAATATAGAAAAAGTGGCTATTGAATCGTCAGAAAAAAATTCTAAACCTACAATACAGACAGGTGATCAACTGATCATTCTGATTACAGCGAAAGATATGGACGTAGTGAAACCGTTCAATCAAAATTATTCATCATCGGAATTAATTCAAACTAATGCATTGGCAGGAGGAAATACTCCGAATCAGGGCATGACAAATACCTCGGGTCCCACGTATATTGTGGATGCAGAAGGAAATATTGATTTTCCTATATTAGGTAAAATTAATACTACAGATAAATCTTTAGTTGAGTTTAAAGAAGAGCTTAGGAATAGAATGACAAAGTATGTCATTAATCCTGCTATAAGTGTAAGGCTTACTAATTTCAAAGTTACGGTATTAGGAGAGGTAAACAGACAGGGAGATTATACCATAGCAAACGGACAGGCTACTATTCTGAATGCTTTAGCGCTTGCCGGAGATCTTACCTCTTACGGAAAAAGAGAAGATGTGCTCGTAATCAGAACAGAAAATGGAGCTATAACTCATGGACGTGTAAATCTTCGTGATGCCAATTTAATTAATTCACCTTATTACAACCTGAGACAAGGAGATGCTATCGTTATTTCTTCCAATAATACAAAAGATGTCATTGCAAAGCAGAATCCAAACACGGGGCTTATTCTGACAGGGATTTCTATAGCGGTTACAGCTGTAGCAGTAGTAGTAAGTTTATTTAATAAGAAATAA
- a CDS encoding aminotransferase class I/II-fold pyridoxal phosphate-dependent enzyme — protein sequence MGGNELKYVHNAFDTNWISQYGSNIDEFENSLENYLGNNSYVTALSSGTAAIHLALRLLNVEEGDFVICQSFTFVASANPILYLKAVPVFVDSEEQTWNICPDALEDAVKYCIQQGKKPKAIIAVCLYGMPFKADEILQISKKYDIPVIEDSAEALGSKYKGQPCGTFGDLSIISFNGNKIITTAGGGVLISRNGEMKKRALFLATQGKDSGDFYNHSELGYNYRMDNIAAGIGRGQLETLEEKIITRRKNHDFYQELLRNNENIDLFSAPNSDFFSNYWLNTVIVKDKLLKEELRNKFSQNNIETRYLWKPMHLQPLYKDCKFFGNNLSGTLFDTGLCLPSGTNLTNDCRNRISEVLENEIP from the coding sequence ATGGGGGGAAATGAGCTTAAATATGTGCATAACGCATTTGATACCAACTGGATTTCCCAATACGGCTCCAATATAGATGAATTTGAAAATAGCCTGGAAAACTATTTAGGGAACAATTCTTATGTAACGGCTTTATCTTCAGGAACTGCAGCCATTCATCTGGCGCTTAGATTGCTAAACGTTGAAGAAGGAGATTTCGTCATCTGTCAGTCTTTTACTTTTGTGGCTTCGGCCAATCCCATTCTTTACCTCAAAGCTGTTCCTGTGTTTGTCGATAGCGAAGAACAAACCTGGAATATCTGTCCGGATGCTCTGGAAGATGCAGTGAAATACTGTATTCAGCAGGGAAAAAAACCAAAAGCAATTATTGCAGTTTGTCTGTATGGAATGCCTTTTAAGGCAGATGAAATACTTCAGATATCAAAAAAATACGATATTCCTGTAATTGAAGACAGTGCAGAAGCATTAGGCAGTAAATATAAAGGCCAGCCTTGCGGTACTTTCGGTGATCTTTCCATCATAAGTTTTAACGGAAACAAAATTATTACTACAGCAGGCGGAGGCGTTTTAATCTCAAGAAACGGGGAGATGAAAAAAAGAGCCCTTTTTCTTGCTACACAGGGTAAAGACAGCGGAGACTTTTACAACCATTCCGAATTAGGATATAATTACAGGATGGATAATATTGCAGCGGGAATTGGTAGGGGACAGTTGGAAACTCTTGAAGAAAAAATCATCACTCGGAGAAAAAATCATGATTTTTATCAAGAATTGTTGAGAAATAATGAAAATATTGATTTATTTTCTGCCCCAAACAGTGATTTTTTTTCTAATTACTGGCTTAATACAGTTATTGTAAAAGATAAACTTTTGAAAGAGGAGCTCAGGAATAAATTTTCACAGAATAATATAGAAACCAGATATCTATGGAAGCCAATGCATCTTCAGCCTTTGTATAAGGACTGCAAATTTTTTGGAAATAATTTATCTGGTACGCTTTTTGACACAGGACTTTGCCTACCGTCAGGAACCAATTTAACGAATGATTGCAGAAATAGAATTTCTGAAGTTTTAGAAAATGAAATTCCCTAA
- a CDS encoding regulatory protein RecX: MEKKSFTFDEIKQKLVNYCVYQDRCHAEVEQKMREFMLIDEAKDEIILYLLKENYLNEERFTRSYIRGKFYIKHWGRNKIKMHLKQKQISEKLINSCFDEIDESDYEKMIRKIFEDYYSRQKGMKEYQKKSKTIKYLMSRGFEYEKISDTFDET, translated from the coding sequence ATGGAGAAAAAGTCTTTCACTTTTGACGAAATAAAACAGAAACTGGTAAATTATTGTGTCTATCAGGATCGTTGCCATGCAGAAGTTGAGCAAAAAATGAGAGAATTTATGCTCATTGATGAAGCAAAAGATGAAATTATTCTCTACCTTTTGAAGGAAAATTATCTTAACGAAGAAAGATTTACCCGCAGCTATATCAGAGGAAAGTTTTACATCAAGCACTGGGGCAGGAATAAAATAAAAATGCACCTTAAGCAGAAACAGATTTCTGAAAAACTCATCAACAGCTGTTTCGATGAAATAGATGAATCCGATTATGAAAAAATGATCAGAAAAATCTTTGAAGACTACTATTCAAGGCAGAAAGGGATGAAGGAATATCAAAAAAAATCCAAGACAATAAAATATTTGATGAGCCGGGGCTTTGAATATGAAAAAATAAGTGATACTTTTGACGAAACATAA
- a CDS encoding nucleoside-diphosphate sugar epimerase/dehydratase gives MYSSLRKKIFGGDNVVNLSDVRYLPRWIILVIDIIILVMSLFLSTYTIEKITQKEFIYHEDKSIVFGFIILINTIFMYLFKTYAGIIRHSTFIDLFKLLISCFCTMTVVGLVNLIYFWSTGGKFILTPFLILYFIISFMGLFLFRLYVKEFFHIVREYRRSALKKRILVLGIDEQSIAIARAILDNPSLPYQVVGFLTQRTDSKRASLLGKPIYEKKRIEESTKEDLIIDGVIIVKEMMSKDEMNSWVNLFLEKDLNIFKAPSVQKLRDSDLGGAIRNLQIEDLLNRKPIKIESEEVKSRHFNKNILVTGGAGSIGSEIVRQVAQFNPALIVVLDQAETPLYDIELEMKEKFPHIRFKFVLADVSNIHRVEPVFQTYNFSMVYHAAAYKHVPLVEENPNEAIRVNVLGSKNVAILSSRYKVNRFVMISTDKAVNPTNVMGASKRAAELFVQSLHHVEGNTTKFITTRFGNVLGSNGSVIPHFKRQIEAGGPVTITHPDIVRYFMTIPEACELVLQAGTMGQGGEIFVFDMGEPVKILDLARRMIKLSGFEPNIDIKIIYTGLRPGEKLYEELLSDNAKTLPTHNDKIMISKDPAMSFSEIEALINLITDASVMEDKVNVVKLLKTIVPEFKSNNSVYELLDK, from the coding sequence ATGTACAGCTCTCTTAGAAAAAAAATATTCGGAGGTGATAATGTTGTCAATCTCTCAGACGTAAGATATCTTCCCAGATGGATAATACTCGTAATAGATATTATTATTCTGGTCATGTCTTTATTTCTTTCTACCTATACTATAGAAAAAATTACCCAGAAAGAGTTCATTTATCATGAGGATAAAAGTATTGTTTTTGGTTTTATTATTTTGATAAATACAATTTTTATGTATTTATTCAAAACCTATGCAGGAATTATAAGGCACTCTACTTTTATCGACCTTTTTAAGCTGCTTATATCATGTTTCTGTACCATGACTGTGGTGGGATTAGTAAACCTGATCTACTTCTGGTCTACCGGAGGAAAATTTATCCTTACCCCATTCCTTATACTTTATTTCATTATTTCTTTTATGGGACTATTCCTTTTCAGGCTTTATGTGAAAGAGTTCTTCCATATTGTCCGGGAATATAGAAGAAGTGCCCTGAAAAAAAGAATTTTGGTTCTTGGTATCGATGAACAGTCAATTGCTATAGCCCGTGCTATTTTGGATAACCCAAGCCTGCCTTATCAGGTAGTTGGCTTCCTTACACAGAGAACAGACTCCAAAAGAGCCTCATTATTGGGAAAACCTATTTATGAGAAGAAAAGGATAGAGGAATCTACAAAAGAAGATCTCATTATTGACGGGGTTATTATTGTTAAAGAAATGATGTCTAAAGATGAAATGAATTCCTGGGTGAATTTATTTTTAGAAAAAGACTTAAATATATTCAAAGCTCCATCCGTACAAAAATTAAGAGACAGTGATTTAGGAGGAGCCATCAGGAATCTTCAGATTGAAGACCTTCTCAACAGGAAACCCATAAAAATTGAAAGCGAAGAGGTCAAAAGCAGACACTTCAACAAAAATATACTGGTAACTGGGGGTGCCGGATCTATCGGAAGCGAAATAGTAAGACAGGTAGCTCAGTTTAATCCTGCATTGATTGTTGTTCTGGATCAGGCAGAAACACCATTATATGATATTGAGCTTGAAATGAAAGAGAAATTTCCTCATATCAGATTTAAATTTGTTTTAGCGGATGTTTCTAATATACATCGTGTTGAACCGGTATTTCAAACCTATAACTTTTCAATGGTATACCATGCTGCCGCTTATAAGCATGTACCTTTAGTTGAGGAGAATCCTAATGAAGCTATCCGCGTCAATGTTTTAGGATCAAAAAATGTTGCTATTTTATCAAGTCGTTATAAAGTAAACCGATTTGTAATGATCTCTACGGATAAAGCTGTAAATCCTACCAATGTAATGGGGGCTTCCAAAAGAGCAGCTGAATTGTTTGTTCAGTCTTTACATCATGTTGAAGGAAATACTACCAAATTCATTACAACGAGATTTGGAAACGTATTAGGATCAAACGGTTCCGTTATTCCACACTTTAAGAGACAGATAGAAGCGGGTGGCCCGGTAACGATTACCCATCCGGATATTGTAAGATATTTTATGACTATTCCGGAGGCTTGTGAACTTGTTCTTCAGGCAGGAACAATGGGACAAGGGGGCGAAATTTTTGTCTTTGATATGGGAGAACCGGTAAAAATTCTGGACCTGGCAAGAAGAATGATCAAATTATCAGGTTTTGAACCTAATATAGATATAAAGATTATTTATACGGGCCTACGACCTGGCGAAAAGCTATATGAAGAGTTACTAAGTGATAATGCAAAAACACTTCCGACCCATAATGACAAGATTATGATTTCTAAAGACCCAGCCATGTCATTCTCGGAAATTGAAGCCCTGATCAATCTGATAACAGATGCTTCTGTAATGGAAGATAAAGTGAATGTAGTGAAGCTTTTAAAAACAATTGTTCCGGAATTTAAAAGTAATAATTCGGTCTACGAACTATTAGATAAATAG